Genomic DNA from Streptomyces sp. PCS3-D2:
ACGTACAGGCCGGATCCGCCGACGAGGACGGGGGTGCGGCCCTCGGCGAGCAGCTTGTCGATCTCCCCGCGGGCCAGCCGTTGGTACTCCGCGACATTGGCGGTGTCGGTGACGTCCCAGATGTCGAGGAGGTGGTGCGGGACGCCGCCGCGCTCCTCGGTCGTCAGCTTGGCGGTGCCGATGTCCATCCCCCGGTACAGCTGCATGGAGTCGGCGTTGACGACTTCTCCGTCGAACCGGCGGGCCAGGGCTACGCCCAGGTCGGACTTTCCTGCCGCGGTGGGACCGACGACGGCGATGACCCGCGGGGCGGGGGCTGCTTTCCTCACGGCCCCAGTCTCGCAAACCCTGGGGGATGTACCCGATCGAGCTACGTGACGGGGTGGTGCCGGGGTCGTTGCCCTGGCGGGGTTCCGGCCGGGGGATGCGCCGTGCGCACGCCCGGCGCGGACCGGTCGCGGACCGGTTCGGTCGACGCGGAACTTCACTCGCACGCGTAACGTTACGGGAGTAGACATGGGCGTTTTTGATCGGTTTTTCCGTCGCAGGAACGAGGCCGTGACCGAAGGGGTCGCGACCGCGGCTCCGGCGGCGGAGTCCGGTGCGGCCGGCGAGAGCGAGCCTGCTGCTGCACAGAGCGAGCCGGCGGAAGCCGTGGAGATTCCGAAGCAGCAGTCGGCGGAGGTGGCCGCGGACAGCGAAGCCGGCGAGGGCGCCCGTACGTAGCGCACGCCAACGGAAGGTGACCCATGGGCCTGCTGGACAATCTGAAGGCCAAGCTCGCTCCGGCGAAGGACAAGGTCGGCGATCTCGCGCAGCAGCACGAAGGCAAGATCAGCGAGGGTCTGGACAAGGTCGCCAAGGCCGTGGACTCCAAGACCAAGGGCAAGTACAGCGGCCAGATCACGAGTGGGACGGGCAAGGCGAAGGACGCCCTGGGGAAGATCGCGCACAAGGACACCCCCGGCGGGCCGACGCCTCCGACCGCCTCCTGACGCGGTCACGGAAGGGGCCTGGAACCGGCTGGTGCCGGTTCCAGGCCCCTTCGGCGCTGAGGGCCCGGTGGAGACCTGCTGCGGGTGCCGGCGGGCCCGCCACCGCTGCGGCCGGGTGGCGTCGGCTACGACCAGGTGGCAACCATGTACCCCACGCCGTACGGGGCGTCCTCGTACAGCAGCCGCCCGACGAGGTCCGCACCCTGCGCGGCGCCGGCCAGCACCTGCCACGGCGCCCGACCCGAGGCCTGGAGCTCGGCCGCGAGCCCGGCGTCGATCGCGGCGAGCGCAGCCGCATCGGCGGCGCCCAGCGCACGGGCGGCGGCGGCGTCGAATCCCGCGGCGCGCTCGTCCAGGTATCCGGGGGCCTTGAGGGTGCGGCAGGCGCTGCCGTCCCCGAGGACCAGCATCGCCACGCGTGCGGCGGAACGCCCCAGATCCGCACCGAGGAGGCCGCAACCGCTCGGGGGCAGGTCCTCGGCGACGGCCACGCCGGCGACCGGGGCGGCCGCCCACCGGGCCCGGCCGAGCAGCCATCCGGCCACCGCGAGGGACGCGGGGAGGGTTCCCGTGGAGGCGTGCCGGCTCGGCGCCTCGCCCAGGTCCGGGCCCAGGGTGACGGTCAGGTCCACGCCGAAGCCGGCGAAGCTGCCGGGGGTGCCCTGGTCGTATCCACCGCCCTCGGCGGCGGCCCCGACCACGACCAGCAGGTCGGGCCGGGAGGCGGCGAGCACCGCGAGCGCGTCGGAGCAGGCGGTGCGGGCGTCGCCGAGTTCGGCGGCGGCGCCCGCGGCGACCTCCGGTACGAGCAGCGGCGGGGCGGGGCAGACGGCGGCGGCTACGAGCATGATCCGCAGCCTAGCCGCACCGCCCCGCAGCCCGGGCCGAAGGCGGGCCCGTCCCTCAGGAGGAGGCGGGCACCGAGCAGCCGGAGACGGCGGCCGGGAGCGGCGCGGGGACGCCGAGCGTGGGGATGCCGAGCATGACGCCCGCAGGCTGGGCCGGGGCGGCGTTGCGCTTCTCCCAGGCGTCGCCGGCGCGGGTGCGGCGCACGGTCCGCGTCGGGCCCTCGGCCAGCAGGTGGTGCGGGGCGGCGTAGGTGATGTCGACGGTGACCACGTCGCCGGGGCGGACGTCCTGCTCCGGCTTCGTGAAGTGGACCAGGCGGTTGTCGGGGGCGCGGCCGGACAGGCGGTGCGTCGCACCGTCCTTGCGGCCCTCGCCCTCCGCGACCATGACCTCCAGCGTGCGGCCGACCTGCTTCTTGTTCTCCTCCCAGGAGATTTCCTCCTGGAGGGCGACCAGGCGCATGTAGCGGTCCTGCACGACCTCCTTGGGGATCTGCCCGTCCATGTCGGCGGCGGGGGTGCCGGGCCGCTTGGAGTACTGGAAGGTGAAGGCGTTCGCGAAGCGGGCCTCGCGCACCACGTGCATCGTCTGCTGGAAGTCCTCCTCCGTCTCACCGGGGAAGCCCACGATGATGTCGGTGGAGATCGCGGCGTGCGGGATCGCGGCGCGCACCTTCTCGATGATGCCGAGGAAGCGCTCCTGGCGGTACGAGCGGCGCATCGCCTTCAGGATCGGGTCGGAGCCGGACTGCAGCGGCATGTGCAGCTGCGGCATCACGTTCGGGGTCTCGGCCATCGCGGCGATCACGTCGTCGGTGAAGTCGCGGGGGTGCGGGGAGGTGAAGCGGACCCGCTCCAGGCCTTCGATCTGGCCGCAGGCGCGCAGCAGCTTGCTGAACGCCTCGCGGTCGCCCAGGTCGGAGCCGTAGGCGTTCACGTTCTGGCCGAGCAGGGTGATCTCCGAGACGCCCTCGGCGACCAGGGCCTCCACCTCGGCGAGGATGTCGCCGGGGCGGCGGTCCTCCTCCTTGCCGCGCAGCGCCGGGACGATGCAGAAGGTGCAGGTGTTGTTGCAGCCGACGGAGATCGAGACCCATGCGGCGTACGCGGACTCGCGGCGGGTCGGGAGCGTGGAGGGGAAGGCCTCCAGAGACTCGGCGATCTCGATCTGCGCCTCCTCCTGGATGCGGGCGCGCTCCAGCAGCACGGGCAGCTTGCCGATGTTGTGCGTACCGAAGACGACGTCGACCCAGGGGGCCTTCCTGACGATCGTGTCGCGGTCCTTCTGGGCGAGGCAGCCGCCGACGGCGATCTGCATGCCGGGGCGCTTGGTCTTCATCGGGGCGAGCCGGCCGAGGTTGCCGTACAGCTTGTTGTCGGCGTTCTCGCGGACCGCGCAGGTGTTGAAGACCACGACGTCGGCGTCGCCGTCGGAGCCCTCGGGCGCCCGGACGTAGCCGGCGTCCTCCAGCAGACCGGAGAGCCGCTCCGAGTCGTGCACGTTCATCTGGCACCCGTAGGTGCGCACCTCGTAGCTTCGCTTCTCGTCCACTGCCTGGCTCCGGTCGCTGCTGGTCATGCAACAAGGGTAGGCGGTGGACGGAAGCCCTCCGGCCGCCGTCCGCCGGCTCACCGGGAGGACGGCGGCCTGGCCGGACGAGCCGCAGGTCAAGGGCATCGACGGCGACCTTGGGCGGGGGCGGGGGGCGGTCCGCGCCGTGACAGGAGGGCGGCCGGGTGGCAGGATCGCGCCCATGCCTCTCGTACCGCCCCGGATCAGCAGGCGCCACGCCCTGCGGGTCCTGGTGACCGTGCTCGCCGTGCTCGGTGTGCTCACGTGGTGGCTGAAGCCCTTCGGGCAGGCGGAGCCGGAGGGCGATCTGACCTTCAGCACGGGGGCGCGGACCGGTGTCTACCACCGGTACGGAACGCTGTTGCAGCAGGCGCTCGGACGTGACATGCCCGGGGTGGACGTCACGCTGGTGACCAGCGAGGGCTCGCAGGAGAACCTGAAGCGGCTGGCCACCGGGGAGGCGGACTTCACCGTGGCGACGGCGGACGCCGTCGCCAAGTACCGGCTCGACGGCAAACCGGACGCGGACCTGCTGCGCGGATGCGCGCGACTCTACGACGACTACGTGCAGCTGGTGGTGCCGGCCGGGTCACCGGTGCAGTCGGCGCGGGACCTGCGGGGCAAGCGGGTGGCGATCGGCCAGCCCGGTTCCGGGGTGCGGCTCATCGCGGAGTGGCTGCTCACCGCGGCGGGGATCGACCCGGTCCTGGACGTCACACCGGTGTCCATCGGACTCGACACGATGCCCGCCGAGCTGGAGGCGGACCGTATCGACGCCTTCTTCTGGTCCGGCGGCCTGCCGACCAACGCGGTGCGCGAACTGTCCGAACGCTTCGACATCCGGCTCGTCCAGCTCGGCGACCTGGTGGAGCAGCTCCAGAGCAACGGTGGCCCGGCGCGCTACTACCGGACGGCCGTCATGCCGCAGGACGCGTACACGCGGGCGCGCAACACCAGCGCGGTGACCACCCTGGCCGTGCCGAACCTGCTGGTCACCACGGCCAAGACCGACGCCGCGCTGACCGAGCGGCTCACCCGCACGGTGATCCTGAGCCGCGACCGGGTCGGGCGCGAGGTGCACGCGGCGCAGCTGGTGGACCTGCGCACGGCGATCTACACCGATCCCCTGGAGCTCCACGAGGGAGCCCGGCGCTACTACCGGTCCGTCAAGCCCTGACGTTCACGCCGCGGGCGAGGACGGGGGCAGCAGCATCGTCGCCGCAGCTGCCGCGCCGATCAGTCCCGCGTGGGTGCCCAGGGCCGCCGGCACCACCTGGAGGTTCTGGACGAAGGAGAGTGTGGCGTACCGGGCGAGGTGGGCGCGGATCGGACCGAAGAGGACGTCCCCGGCGGCGGCCACTCCGCCTCCGATGACCGCGATGTCCGTCTCCACGAGGGTGGCGCCGGCCGCGATGCCGGCGGCCAGGGCGCGGCCGGCGCGGTCGAAGGCGGCCCGTGCGACCGGGTCGCCCTGCGCGGCGGACGCCGCCACGCCTGCCGCGGTGGCGTCGCGCGCGGTGCCGGGGCCGGCAGCGCCGTCCGCGCCGTCGCGGCCGCTCCGGACGGAGCCCGCCGACGGGGTCCAGCCCTGAGCGAGGGCCCAGCGGGCGATCGCCGTGCCGGAGGCGATCGACTCGACGCAGCCGTGGCCGCCGCAGGCGCACGGCTCGCCGTCGAAGGCCACGCTGATGTGTCCGATGTGGCCCGCGTTGCCGGTCGGACCGGGGTGGAGCCGACCGTTCAGGATCAGGCCGCCGCCGACGCCCGTGGAGACCACCAGGCACAGGGCGTTCGCGTGGCCGCGGGCCGCGCCCAGCCAGTGCTCGGCCGCCGTCATCGCCACGCCGTCACCGGCGAGTACGGTCGGCAGGTCGGCACCGCGCGCCGCGAGCTCCGCCGCGACCCGCTCCTGGACGGGGAAATCCCGCCACGCTCCGATGTTGACCGGGCTGACCGTGCCCCGGGACGTGTCCACCGGGCCGGCGCTGCCGATCCCGCAGCGGACGGCGAAGGGCCACAGCGGCGACCGGGACAGGTCGGCGACGACCTCGGCCACCGCCGCCATGACGTCTTCGGCGTCCCCTCCGCGCGGGGTGGCGCGGCGGGTGGTGGCCGACATCGTTCCGTCCGGATGCACCAGCGCCCCGGCGATTTTCGTGCCGCCGATGTCGATCGCCACCGTCGGTCCGGCGGCCGCTGCGGCGGCGCGCGGCGTGGGCGACGGGGCGGTGTGGGTGATCACGGTGGCGGCTCCAGGAAGAGGTCAGGGACCAGTATGCGCCGGGGGCGGCGCCGTACTGCCGCGAGGCTCCAGCCTCGGCCGCTCGCTCTCCCGGACCCCCGGCGGCCCGCCGGCGAGCAGGGACAGCAGTTCCTCGGCGGCCAGCCGGCCGAAGCCCGCCGTGTCGCGGACGAGGGCCGTGAGGCTCGGGTGGGTGACGCGGCACAGCGCGGAGTCGTCCCAGGCGACGATCGACAACCGGCCGGGCACGGGAATGCCCAGCTCGGCGGCGACGGCGCAGCCGGCCACGGCCATCACGTCGTTGTCGTAGACGAGCGCAGTCGGCGCCTGCGGCTCGGCGAGGACCCGCCGGGTGGCGGCCGCGCCCTCCGCGTCGGAGTAGTCGGTGACCACGGAGCGCACCTGGTCCGGGCCGAGGCCCCGGGACTCGGCCCCGGCCCGCAGGGACTCCATCCGGCGGGCCGTGTGCGCGAGGCCGGGGAGCCCCGCGATGTGGACGATCCTGCGGTGGCCCAGCCCGTGGAGGTGGTCCAGTACCTGTGCCATGGCTCCCGCGTCGTCGGCCCGGACGGACGAGACGGACGAGACGGGCGCCGTGGCGGGGAGCACCGGGGAGCCGGGGACCGGGCCGGGCCCGGAGACCTCGGGGACCGGGAGGACCGGGGTGGGTGCGGTCCGGGGGTCGGGCTCGCCGATGGTGACCGCGGGCAGGCCCAGTTCGGCCAGGAGCTCCGGTCGCGGGTCCCCCGTCCGGGGGTCGACGACGAGTACGCCGTCCACCCGCCCTTCCGCCCACCAGCGGCGGTATACCGCGCATTCGGCGTCGACGTCGTGGACGACCTGGAACAGCAGGGCGGTTCGGGCCCCGGCCAGGACCTCCTGGATGCCGGAGACGAGCTGCAGGAAGAAGGACTCGACGCCGAGTGTGTGCGCGGGGCGGGCCAGCACGAGCCCGACGGCTCCGGAGCGTTCGCCGGACAGTGCCCGGGCCGCGCTGTTGGCCTGCCAGCCGAGTTCGTCGGCGACGCGACGGATCCGGGCCCGGGTGTCCTTCGACACGCCGGGCCGGTCGTTGAGCGCGAAGGAGACGGCGCTCTGCGAGACTCCGGCCCGTCGGGCGATGTCCTTGATCGTGGGTCTGCGGGCCATGGCCTGCCTCATTCATCCTTCGGGCGGTGCGGACTGCGGACGGCGATGGCCGGACCGTACGCGATCCGGCAGCGTCGGACACCCCCCGATCACCGCAACCGCCGATCGCCGCGCCGTGCGGGGACGCCCGGGAACAGCCGGCCGCGATGACCGGAAATCGGCTGTCCGTTTCCGCACAGTTCCCATGCAGGCCACAGCGCTAAATCGCATTAGCCGACAGGGCAGTTCAGAACAGTGGCCTTGTACTGAAGGGACTGAAGCGCATAAGTGGACGCTACGGAGGCCCT
This window encodes:
- a CDS encoding gliding motility protein; protein product: MTEGVATAAPAAESGAAGESEPAAAQSEPAEAVEIPKQQSAEVAADSEAGEGART
- a CDS encoding antitoxin; translation: MGLLDNLKAKLAPAKDKVGDLAQQHEGKISEGLDKVAKAVDSKTKGKYSGQITSGTGKAKDALGKIAHKDTPGGPTPPTAS
- the miaB gene encoding tRNA (N6-isopentenyl adenosine(37)-C2)-methylthiotransferase MiaB; translated protein: MTSSDRSQAVDEKRSYEVRTYGCQMNVHDSERLSGLLEDAGYVRAPEGSDGDADVVVFNTCAVRENADNKLYGNLGRLAPMKTKRPGMQIAVGGCLAQKDRDTIVRKAPWVDVVFGTHNIGKLPVLLERARIQEEAQIEIAESLEAFPSTLPTRRESAYAAWVSISVGCNNTCTFCIVPALRGKEEDRRPGDILAEVEALVAEGVSEITLLGQNVNAYGSDLGDREAFSKLLRACGQIEGLERVRFTSPHPRDFTDDVIAAMAETPNVMPQLHMPLQSGSDPILKAMRRSYRQERFLGIIEKVRAAIPHAAISTDIIVGFPGETEEDFQQTMHVVREARFANAFTFQYSKRPGTPAADMDGQIPKEVVQDRYMRLVALQEEISWEENKKQVGRTLEVMVAEGEGRKDGATHRLSGRAPDNRLVHFTKPEQDVRPGDVVTVDITYAAPHHLLAEGPTRTVRRTRAGDAWEKRNAAPAQPAGVMLGIPTLGVPAPLPAAVSGCSVPASS
- a CDS encoding TAXI family TRAP transporter solute-binding subunit — encoded protein: MPLVPPRISRRHALRVLVTVLAVLGVLTWWLKPFGQAEPEGDLTFSTGARTGVYHRYGTLLQQALGRDMPGVDVTLVTSEGSQENLKRLATGEADFTVATADAVAKYRLDGKPDADLLRGCARLYDDYVQLVVPAGSPVQSARDLRGKRVAIGQPGSGVRLIAEWLLTAAGIDPVLDVTPVSIGLDTMPAELEADRIDAFFWSGGLPTNAVRELSERFDIRLVQLGDLVEQLQSNGGPARYYRTAVMPQDAYTRARNTSAVTTLAVPNLLVTTAKTDAALTERLTRTVILSRDRVGREVHAAQLVDLRTAIYTDPLELHEGARRYYRSVKP
- a CDS encoding ROK family protein, yielding MAIDIGGTKIAGALVHPDGTMSATTRRATPRGGDAEDVMAAVAEVVADLSRSPLWPFAVRCGIGSAGPVDTSRGTVSPVNIGAWRDFPVQERVAAELAARGADLPTVLAGDGVAMTAAEHWLGAARGHANALCLVVSTGVGGGLILNGRLHPGPTGNAGHIGHISVAFDGEPCACGGHGCVESIASGTAIARWALAQGWTPSAGSVRSGRDGADGAAGPGTARDATAAGVAASAAQGDPVARAAFDRAGRALAAGIAAGATLVETDIAVIGGGVAAAGDVLFGPIRAHLARYATLSFVQNLQVVPAALGTHAGLIGAAAAATMLLPPSSPAA
- a CDS encoding LacI family DNA-binding transcriptional regulator; protein product: MARRPTIKDIARRAGVSQSAVSFALNDRPGVSKDTRARIRRVADELGWQANSAARALSGERSGAVGLVLARPAHTLGVESFFLQLVSGIQEVLAGARTALLFQVVHDVDAECAVYRRWWAEGRVDGVLVVDPRTGDPRPELLAELGLPAVTIGEPDPRTAPTPVLPVPEVSGPGPVPGSPVLPATAPVSSVSSVRADDAGAMAQVLDHLHGLGHRRIVHIAGLPGLAHTARRMESLRAGAESRGLGPDQVRSVVTDYSDAEGAAATRRVLAEPQAPTALVYDNDVMAVAGCAVAAELGIPVPGRLSIVAWDDSALCRVTHPSLTALVRDTAGFGRLAAEELLSLLAGGPPGVRESERPRLEPRGSTAPPPAHTGP